From Nicotiana tabacum cultivar K326 chromosome 22, ASM71507v2, whole genome shotgun sequence, one genomic window encodes:
- the LOC107812841 gene encoding G2/mitotic-specific cyclin S13-7-like, whose protein sequence is MDNKTVVVPHNLPKGEMGGKQKNGQADGRNRRALGDIGNLVPAPAVEGKPKAAQISRPVTRSFCAQLLANAQAEKNKKALAEIVNKDAPAKKKASDKEIKTVEGSSLSKRKAKKSGKTLTSTLTARSKAACGLSNRPKYEIDDIDVVDADNHLAAVEYVEDIYNFYKLTEGESRVDDYMNFQPDLNHKMRAILVDWLIEVHRKFELMPESLYLAINILDRFLSLKTVPRKELQLVGISSMLIACKYEEIWAPEVNDFIHISDNAYAREQILQMEKAILGKLEWYLTVPTPYVFLVRYIKAATPSDNQEMENMTFFFAELGLMNYKTTISYCPSMLAASSVYAARSTLNKTPLWTQTLQHHTGYSEDQLMECAKQLVSYHLGAAESKLKAIYRKFSSPDRGAVAFFPPARNLLPTTTDAASCS, encoded by the exons ATGGATAACAAAACTGTTGTTGTTCCTCACAATTTACCCAAAG GAGAAATGGGAGGAAAACAGAAAAATGGACAAGCCGATGGAAGAAATAGGCGTGCTCTCGGTGACATTGGCAACCTTGTGCCTGCTCCTGCTGTAGAAGGAAAGCCTAAAGCAGCTCAGATTTCTCGCCCTGTGACTCG GAGCTTTTGTGCACAGTTGCTAGCTAATGCACAAGCAGAGAAGAACAAG AAAGCACTAGCAGAAATTGTCAATAAAGATGCACCAGCCAAGAAGAAGGCATCAGATAAGGAAATAAAGACTGTTGAGGGAAGTTCATTGagcaaaagaaaagcaaagaagaGCGGAAAGACTCTCACTTCTACTCTCACTGCTAGAAGCAAG GCTGCTTGTGGACTTTCCAATAGACCAAAGTATGAGATTGATGACATCGATGTCGTGGATGCTGATAATCATTTGGCTGCTGTAGAGTATGTTGAGGATATCTACAACTTCTACAAGCTCACTGAG GGTGAAAGTCGAGTGGATGATTACATGAACTTTCAGCCAGACCTGAATCACAAGATGAGAGCCATTTTAGTGGACTGGTTGATAGAAGTTCACAGGAAATTTGAGCTTATGCCTGAGAGCCTTTACCTTGCAATTAACATACTGGACCGGTTCCTCTCGCTGAAGACGGTTCCAAGGAAGGAACTTCAGTTAGTTGGCATTAGCTCAATGCTAATTGCTTGCAAATATGAAGAGATTTGGGCACCAGAG GTGAATGATTTCATTCATATATCAGACAATGCATATGCCAGAGAGCAAATACTTCAGATGGAGAAAGCTATTCTTGGGAAATTGGAATGGTATTTGACTGTTCCAACACCATATGTTTTTCTGGTTAGATACATTAAAGCTGCAACACCATCTGATAATCAGGAG AtggagaacatgacattcttttTTGCTGAACTTGGTCTTATGAACTACAAGACCACAATATCATACTGCCCATCAATGCTAGCAGCATCGTCCGTTTATGCTGCTCGTAGCACTCTCAACAAAACTCCATTATGGACTCAAACTCTGCAGCACCATACTGGCTACTCAGAAGATCAGTTGAT GGAATGTGCAAAGCAATTGGTTAGTTATCACTTGGGTGCTGCAGAAAGTAAGCTGAAAGCAATTTACAGGAAGTTTTCGAGTCCGGATAGAGGTGCTGTTGCCTTCTTCCCGCCAGCAAGAAATCTCCTACCTACTACTACTGATGCTGCTTCCTGTTCTtga
- the LOC107777326 gene encoding protein DGS1, mitochondrial, whose product MDSPPPENAGKGLKPTTISVYTDYLLNRISNYFPATNFVNRISNFYRGSSSGAIKRRRRKTCLPLPFPSSSSSPESSTVVCEASKIVGTLEDIMECLFLNLHYVQKNLDYWQSKAEGSNALKAYFMVCERGPSAFLNGTAQLIRDCVGEGSGVQHTYCLASSYISERINILSSLRYRLATFLAQVYMKVDKAGEELVKDPERSLSTLLIEMNDLFLKLEASIGHFHAMRQQSSSVDESYSFPLIFEKLPEVNQEGSRWTDCEIRDATNLIYQNIDRLNTYLAAIVTIHRKPRRVTRYWIPYTCGIVGISICSLWFIRHSSLVGSSDIDNWIREAKDSTRSFWNDHVEQPLLSIRDDLFYTFRKRQKGAMEPEEVQLTADSLHRMLQAFTEQTKGEKAPPNATDQQMLEIVMMRYEKELMHPIQNLFSGELSRALLIQVQKLKLDIEEAMLELDQILRANEINFAILAALPAFFLSLVVIMLVRAWFKQDKRAEGRGRVARIQRRLLIVEIERKIMQLESCKDQGQEKDAQCMLGLALYYLDRLYCAVEGHARATGEWISLRQDIIDLAKPDIQTVHKLRITSRMERVYDCLLPLPKRQ is encoded by the exons ATGGATTCTCCGCCGCCGGAAAACGCCGGAAAGGGCCTAAAACCTACTACTATCTCCGTCTACACTGACTACCTTTTGAATCGAATTTCCAACTACTTCCCGGCGACTAATTTTGTCAACAGGATTTCCAATTTCTACCGTGGCAGCAGCTCAGGCGCCATTAAACGACGTCGTAGGAAGACTTGTCTCCCTCTTCCTTTCCCTTCCTCCTCTTCTTCCCCTGAATCTTCCAC GGTTGTATGTGAGGCATCTAAAATTGTTGGTACATTGGAGGACATCATGGAGTGTCTCTTTCTAAATTTGCATTATGTCCAGAAGAACTTAGATTATTGGCAATCTAAAGCAGAG GGATCAAATGCTCTAAAAGCATACTTCATGGTATGTGAGAGAGGACCGTCTGCATTTCTCAATGGCACTGCTCAGCTGATACGCGATTGTGTTGGTGAAGGTTCTGGGGTGCAACATACATATTGTTTAGCATCTTCTTATATATCCGAGAGGATAAATATCTTGAGTAGCTTAAGATATCGTTTGGCTACATTTTTGGCCCAG GTCTATATGAAGGTTGACAAAGCTGGTGAGGAATTGGTTAAGGATCCTGAGAGGTCATTATCAACATtattgattgaaatgaatgatCTATTTCTTAAGTTGGAGGCATCAATTGGCCATTTCCATGCAATGCGCCAG CAAAGCTCTTCTGTTGATGAAAGCTATTCTTTTCCCTTGATATTCGAGAAACTTCCAGAAGTAAATCAAGAAGGCTCTCGATGGACTGATTGTGAGATTAGAGATGCCACCAATCTGATCTACCAAAATATAGACAGATTGAACACGTATTTAGCTGCCATT GTTACAATTCACCGAAAGCCCAGGAGAGTTACTCGTTACTGGATACCGTATACCTGTGGGATTGTCGGCATCTCTATTTGTTCATTATGGTTTATTCGCCATAGCAGTTTAGTAGGAAGCTCTGACATTGACAATTGGATTCGTGAGGCAAAGGACTCAACACGTAGCTTCTGGAATGACCATGTAGAGCAACCG CTTCTCTCTATTAGAGACGATCTTTTCTACACTTTCCGGAAGAGGCAGAAGGGAGCAATGGAACCTGAAGAAGTGCAGTTAACTGCTGATTCTCTACATAG AATGTTGCAAGCTTTCACTGAGCAGACAAAGGGTGAGAAGGCTCCACCTAATGCAACGGATCAGCAAATGCTTGAAATAGTAATGATGAG GTATGAAAAGGAACTGATGCATCCAATTCAAAATCTTTTTTCTGGAGAGCTTTCTCGTGCTCTTCTTATCCAG GTTCAGAAGCTGAAGCTTGACATTGAAGA GGCTATGCTGGAACTGGATCAAATTCTTAGGGCCAATGAAATCAACTTTGCTATTTTAGCTGCTTTGCCTGCTTTCTTCCTCTCCCTCGTCGTGATCATGTTGGTGCGCGCTTGGTTTAAACAG GATAAGAGAGCAGAAGGCAGGGGAAGGGTTGCTCGAATTCAACGACGACTGCTAATTGTGGAAATAGAGAGAAAGATTATGCAATTAGAAAGCTGCAAAGATCAAGGACAA GAAAAAGATGCTCAATGCATGTTGGGGTTGGCATTATATTATCTGGATCGCTTATACTGTGCTGTGGAAGGACATGCAAGAGCAACTGGTGAATGGATAAG TTTGAGGCAGGATATCATCGATTTGGCAAAGCCAGATATTCAAACTGTGCATAAACTCAGGATTACATCACGGATGGAACGGGTATATGATTGCTTGCTTCCTTTACCAAAACGACAGTAG
- the LOC107812843 gene encoding molybdopterin biosynthesis protein CNX1, translating into MGENGGTQISNKMIPVEEALDMVLSVAQRLPPVTLPIHEALGKILAEDITAPDPLPPYPASIKDGYAVVAADGPGEYSVIAESRAGNDGVGVTITPGTVAYVTTGGPVPDGADAVVQVEDTESISAASSELKRVRILKQTSPGVDIRAVGSDIAQGTIVMQSGERLGAAEIGLLATVGVVTVKVYPSPKVAVLSTGDELVEPTVGRLDRGQIRDSNRAMILTAATQQQCKVLDLGIARDDEQEIETTLDNAFASGIDILVCSGGVSMGDRDFVKPLLQKKGRILFQKVLMKPGKPITFAEIVPRSSNGTSGKILAFGLPGNPVSCLVCFHLFVVPAIRHISGWANPHLPRVQARVKHSIKTDPFRPEYHRAIISWQLNDGSGSQGFMAESTGHQISSRLLSMKSANALLELPASDTSLPAGALVSAILISDISNSPGSRSLQLPDLSSVQQEHKPAAANTGSCEDSEFRVAILTVSDTVAAGLGPDRSGPRAVSVVNSSSERLGGTSVVATAVVPDDEQKIKNMLQMWSDVDKVDLILTLGGTGCTPRDVTPEATKSMIQKETPGLLYVMMRESLKVTPSAMLSRAAAGIRGSTLIINMPGNPNAVAECMEALLPALKHALKQVRGDKREKHPRHVPHAQAAPTDTWERSYKLASSGVEEHGCSCSH; encoded by the exons GACGGGTATGCCGTTGTTGCCGCTGATGGACCTGGTGAATATTCTGTAATTGCTGAATCAAGAGCAGGAAATGATGGAGTTGGTGTGACGATTACCCCTGGAACTGTTGCATATGTAACTACTGGAG GTCCAGTGCCTGATGGTGCTGATGCGGTTGTGCAAGTCGAGGACACTGAATCAATTTCAGCTGCTTCATCTGAACTGAAGCGAGTGCGAATATTGAAGCAAACTAGCCCTGGGGTTGATATTCGTGCAGTG GGATCTGACATTGCACAGGGTACTATCGTAATGCAATCTGGGGAGCGATTAGGTGCTGCGGAAATTGGTCTACTTGCCACAGTAGGTGTTGTCACAGTGAAG GTTTACCCTAGTCCAAAAGTTGCCGTCTTATCAACAGGGGATGAGCTTGTAGAACCAACAGTTGGGAGATTAGACCGTGGTCAG ATTAGGGACTCCAATCGTGCAATGATCCTAACTGCTGCAACACAGCAGCAATGCAAAGTTCTCGATCTCGGTATAGCTCGTGACGATGAGCAGGAGATTGAGACGACGCTAGACAATGCATTTGCTTCTGGAATTGACATCCTTGTCTGCTCTGGAGGTGTTTCCATGGGAGACCGGGATTTTGTGAAGCCTTTACTTCAAAAGAAAGGGAGAATATTGTTTCAGAAG GTTCTCATGAAACCAGGAAAGCCTATCACATTTGCTGAGATCGTTCCCAGATCATCCAACGGGACTTCCGGGAAGATTCTTGCATTTGGGCTACCTGGAAATCCCGTGAGCTGTTTAGTCTGTTTCCATCTCTTTGTGGTTCCAGCCATTCGACACATCTCTGGGTGGGCAAACCCTCATCTTCCAAG AGTGCAAGCTCGTGTAAAGCATTCAATTAAGACAGATCCTTTCCGTCCAGAATACCATCGAGCTATTATCTCCTGGCAGTTGAACGATGGGTCGGGTTCCCAAGG GTTCATGGCTGAGAGTACAGGTCATCAAATTAGCAGTCGACTTCTCAGCATGAAGTCAGCCAATGCTTTATTAGAGCTTCCGGCTTCAGACACTTCATTACCTGCTGGTGCTTTAGTGTCTGCAATTTTGATTTCTGATATAAGCAATTCGCCAGGGAGCAGGAGTTTGCAATTGCCAGACTTGAGTAGCGTCCAACAAGAACATAAGCCAGCAGCTGCAAATACTGGCAGTTGTGAAGATTCTGAATTTAGGGTAGCTATTCTTACAGTAAGTGATACTGTTGCCGCAGGATTGGGACCTGATCGCAG TGGTCCAAGGGCAGTTTCTGTCGTCAATTCATCGTCAGAAAGGCTTGGAGGGACAAGTGTAGTTGCAACAGCTGTTGTGCCAGATGATGAGCAAAAGATAAAAAACATGTTGCAGATGTGGAGTGATGTTGACAAAGTGGATCTTATTCTTACCCTTG GTGGGACCGGCTGTACGCCAAGGGATGTTACCCCTGAAGCTACCAAAAGTATGATACAGAAAGAAACACCCGGTCTTCTCTATGTTATGATGCGAGAAAGTCTGAAG GTAACACCTTCTGCAATGCTCTCACGTGCAGCAGCTGGAATAAGAGGATCAACACTG ATCATCAATATGCCAGGCAATCCAAATGCGGTTGCCGAGTGCATGGAAGCTTTGCTCCCCGCCCTTAAGCATGCGCTGAAACAGGTAAGGGGTGACAAAAGAGAGAAACATCCTCGTCATGTTCCTCATGCGCAAGCTGCTCCAACAGATACTTGGGAACGCAGTTACAAATTGGCTTCCAGTGGTGTCGAAGAACATGGTTGTTCATGTTCCCACTAA